A region from the Maridesulfovibrio zosterae DSM 11974 genome encodes:
- a CDS encoding OmpA/MotB family protein, which translates to MADNFQLKKPAQGGEEGGWALTLADMMTLLLCFFVLLLTIADVDQNKYKDVSESLAEAMGVEVKGRTPDGAPIARMSVSKDQRNIFEMQIEMSRLVGRETDALKIKMRPDSVAIILKGEFFFKSGKADLTPPAIKVLNQIVPTLAKSPYDIVVEGHSDNIPMHSKQFPSNWELSSARASAVARYLLKNGFSKKRIKVLGMADTAPMYPNTDENGKSIPENQKRNRRVTLLVFPPKSAPANK; encoded by the coding sequence ATGGCAGACAATTTTCAGTTGAAAAAGCCTGCACAGGGTGGAGAAGAAGGGGGCTGGGCCCTTACTCTGGCCGATATGATGACTCTTTTGCTTTGTTTTTTTGTATTGCTTCTTACTATCGCAGACGTTGATCAGAATAAATATAAAGATGTTTCTGAATCACTTGCTGAGGCAATGGGGGTTGAGGTTAAAGGTAGAACCCCTGACGGAGCTCCTATTGCAAGAATGTCTGTCAGCAAAGATCAGCGTAATATCTTTGAGATGCAGATTGAGATGTCACGCCTTGTGGGGAGAGAGACAGATGCTCTTAAAATTAAAATGCGCCCTGATTCTGTTGCCATTATTCTTAAAGGAGAGTTCTTTTTCAAAAGCGGAAAAGCCGACTTGACTCCACCGGCTATCAAGGTGCTTAACCAGATTGTTCCCACGCTGGCAAAGTCTCCCTACGATATTGTTGTTGAAGGGCATTCAGATAATATCCCTATGCACTCCAAGCAATTCCCGTCTAACTGGGAACTATCTTCGGCCAGAGCTAGTGCTGTTGCCCGTTATCTTCTTAAGAATGGTTTCAGCAAAAAAAGAATTAAGGTTCTCGGGATGGCTGATACAGCGCCGATGTATCCTAATACAGATGAAAATGGTAAGAGTATTCCTGAAAATCAAAAACGTAATCGGCGGGTTACCTTGCTCGTATTTCCACCTAAATCAGCTCCTGCCAATAAATAG